ATGCCGCGCTCCGATGAGGGGAGACCTTCAGGATGCCGTGTCGATCGGTTCGACCACGACGGCGGTGCCATAGCAGAGGACTTCGGTCACGCCCGACATGATCTCGGTCGCGTCGTAGCGCACGCCCACGACGGCGTTCGCCCCGCGCCGCTGCGCCTGGGCGAGGAGAATGTCGAAGGCATCGGCTCGCGCCCGCTCGCACAGGGTCGTGAGAATGGAGATATGGCCGCCGATGAGCGTTTCGACCTTGGCGCCGATGGTGCCGAGCAAGGAGCGGGAACGCACAGTGACGCCGCGCACCACCCCAAGCGACCGCACGACGTGATAGCCGTCGAGGGTAAACGCCGTGGAGGTCATTTCTTCGTTCATGCGGTCCACTCCCGGTCCAGGATTCCATAGATGACGTGATCCACGAAGCGGTCGGTGATCCAGTGCGACTCCCGGCGGATGCCTTCCTCCTGAAAACCGAGCCGCCGGGCCACGGCCCGGCTGGCGGTGTTCCGCACGGCGCACTGGAGCTCGATGCGATGCACCCGCTCCGCGGTAAAGAGGCGCGCCACCGCCCAGCGCGCGGCCCCGGTGGCGAGACCGCGGCCGGTGAAGTTTGCGCCCAGCCAGTAGCCTACCTCGGCGTTCCGGTTGTCCCGGTCGATGTACCAGCAGACCACCCCGCCCGCCAGTGCGCCCCCGACCCGGATGCCGCAGTGGAAGCCGTCTCCGGCGGCGAGCTTGCGCTGGAACCGCGCGATCAGCGCCTCGACATCGGCCAGCGTCCGGATGGAAGCCGACCAGCGGAGCCAGCGGTCGAGATGTGCCCGGTTCGCCGCGACGAGGGCGTGTACCTCGGTGGCGTCGCGCGCGTCGAGCGGCGTGGGCTCGATGTCGTTCACCCGGCGCTCACCGGGCGTGAGGAGGCCCGGCACATCGGCTTCTCCCGGAAGGTGACGGTCGTTACGGTAGACCACGGCGGATGACGTATCCTGGGCGCAGCCGCCCCTGGTGGGCGCAGACAACTTTCCTGGGGGTGAATATGGCGAACCGCGATGCTCCGCGTGGCCTGTTCCGCTATGGTGTCGGCGTCCTGATCCTGATCGTGATCGCCCTGATCATATACGCGGTGACGCGGGGCGCCGTGACGCCCGGACCCCGGGCGGTCGTAGACTCGACCGTCGTCCCGAAGGTACGGCCGTAGCTCGGGCCCGGTCCCCCGCCCCGCGATCCCGCGGCCTTGGCCGGCGCGCGGGACCGGCCTAGCGTTCGGCATCCCCGAACCGGAGCCCTGGACGTGCGTGCCGACGAGTTGCGTGCCCTGCAGAGTCCCCTCAAGGAACAGTACCGACGTGAGCCGGAGACAGCGGTGGTGACGCTCCGCGCCGCCGCGCGACTTGATGAAACGGCCGTGAGCTGCCACGTCGACACCGGCCGGGCGATGGTGGAGGCGGGCCTGCATCCCGCCACGGGCGGCACCGGACAGCTCGCCTGCTCGGGCGACCTGCTGCTGCAGGCGCTCGTCGCGTGTGCCGGCGTGACGTTGCGGGCGGTGGCGACCGCGCTCGGGATCCCGATCCGCGGCGGGGAGGTGCGGGCGGAGGGTGAGCTCGACTTTCGCGGGACGCTCGGCGTGAGCAAGGAAGTGCCCGTCGGTTTCCGCGCGATCCGGCTCGAGTTCACGCTCGACACCGAGGCCGGCGCGGAGCAGCTCGCCAGCCTGCTCAAGCTGACGGAACGGTACTGCGTCGTACTGCAGACCCTGCGCACACCGCCCGAGTTGAGCGTCGCATGCGATCATGGGCGGTGATGCCGCCCCTGGACGCGCCAGTCCTCGGACAGGAGGGCCCAGTGCTCGTGGTCCCGCCAACGGCCCGCCACCTTCAGGTACCGGGGCGAACATCCCTCGCGGCGGAAGCCGGCCCGCCGAACGAGCGCGAGCGATGCCGCGTTGCCGGGCTGCACGTTGGCCTCGACGCGATGCAGCCGCAGGCCGCCGAAGGCGAGCCGGAGCATCAGCCGCAATGCCTCCGTCATGTAGCCCTGGCCCTGGAACGGGGCGCCGATGTAGTAGCCCAGATAGCCGCTCTGGAACACGCCGCGCACGATCTCGGTGAGATTGATGGCGCCGAGGAGCGCGTCGTCCTCGCGGCGCCAGATGAGCCGGCAGGCCGCCGCCGGCGAGCGGCTCCGTTCCAGGTACTTCGCGAAGGCCACGGGCGTGCCCTCGGTTCCGACCCAGCCGGTGAAGGCCGTCCGGCTGACCCCGACGAGTGCGCACCACGCATCCTCGTCCGCCGGTCGCGGTGGCCGCAGCTCGACCCGGATGGACATGCGCGAACCGGTCAGCCGAGCGGCAGTGCGAGCGGCGCGCCCGGCACGGGGAGGCGCAGCCGATCCGACATGCCAGCCTCCGCAAACGCCCGCTCGAGCTCCACGCCGGACTCGGAGTAGTGTGCCCAGCCTTCGAAATGCAGGGGTACCACGATCGCGTCACTGAACGCCCGAGCCGCGGCGACCGCCTCCGCCGCGCTCAGGGTGAGCGTCGCGGGACCCACCTCCCTGACGCGGGCCGCGCCGGTGAAGAGCACTGCCACGTCGACGGTGAACCGTTGTCCAACTTCGGCGACGTCCTCGTACCACACGGTATCGCCCGAGACATAGATCGCGTGGTCCGGCCGGTCAATGAAGGCCAGCGCGAAGCCGATCACGGGCCCACGATCGCCGCCGGCCGGCCCGTGCCGTGCCGGCGTCGCGGTCACCAGGAGCCGGCGGCCGCCGCCGGCGGGCAGCTCCCGCGTCTCCCAGGCGGCGAGGCCGATCGCATGCCCTCCGAGGCGCCGGGCGCCCTCCGTCGTGGTGAGCACCACGGGCGCGCCGTTGACCACGCGGCGGCCGGCGACGTCGAGGTTGTCCGCGTGGTGGTCGTGGCTCAGGAGCACCGCGTCCACCGGTCCGAGCGATTCGGCCGGGAGCGCGGGCCCCCGCGTCTTCCGGAGCACGTAGGTTGGCGTGGGATATTCGCTGCCGGCGGCGTCGAAGGTCGGGTCCGTGAGGAGGCGGAGCCCGCCAAGGGCCAGCAGCGCCGTCGGCCCGCCGATGTAGGTCAGGCGGAGCGTGTCCGTCGTCACGCGCCTGGATCCCCGGGTGGGAGCGGCACCGCTGCGAGCGGGCCGGCCACCGTCACCCAGGGTCGCACCCGCCAGCTCCGCACCAGACCATGCCGGACGTACGGGTCCCCGGCCGCGAACAGCTCGGCGGCGGCGGGACTCTCTCCCTGGAAGAGCAGCACCGCCGCGTCGACCGGTTCCTGGAGCGCGCCGCCCAGGACGAGCTCCCCGCGCTCGGCGAAGGACCGCGCGTGTGCCAGGTGGGCCGCGCGGTGGGGCTGGCGGAGTGTCACGTAGTCGTCCACCAGGTCGTAGAAGAGCAGGTAGTGCATCACGCCGAAATTCCTATTGGCGACCGAAGTGCCAGTCGGTGAACAGTCCGATCCAAACCATCACGGCCGACAGGAGCAGATACAGAAACGCGGTGGCCTCGTCGCCGATCAGCCCGCGAAGCCAGCGCGCCTTGTAGTCCTCCCAGAACCACCATGGGCGGATCACGGTCGAGAGCCCGAGGAGTACTCCCAGACCTGCCCACAGCGCCCGATCCCGCTGCCGGCCGAGCGAGTCGGCCGCGAGCCACACAGCGGCGAGCGAGAGCAGGGAGATTCCGGTCAGGATGAGCCTGCCCCGCCACGGACGGCGCTCCGCCGGCGCGGCAACCGTCACCGTCTCCCCTCGCCAGGCGCGGAGCGCGAGCAGCAGAAAGGCGAGGCTCACGGCACTGAAACCGAAGACCCAAAGCAGCATCGGTGACTCCGGGGAGGGCGGCGCGTCGCTCCGACCGGTCAACGCCGCAGGCTCAGCACGACCACCGCGAGCACGCCGGCGACGGCGAGGAAGCGAAGCGCGAGCAGGAGCCCGCGCGGCGCGCCCATGACACCGGCGAACACCAGCGCGGTCATCACCACCAGACTCGCGGCCATGCACGCGAGGCGCCAGCCTTCGAGCCGCCAGCGGCTGGCCAGCCGATCCGACCCCGACGAACCGCCGGGCGGCAGCAGCTCGCGAAGGCGCCGCCACCGGCGGTACCCATGCTGAAGCACCAGCACGCACAGGACCGCGAAGAAGACGAACAACATCCACCAGGCCCGGAAGTCGGGCAAGCGCCGCTCAGACCGCGGGCCGACGGAACACGGCCCGCACTCCCGGCGTGAGCAGCATGGCCACGGCCGCCCCCAGACACACGAGCGAGCCCGCGAGCACGAGCTGGAAGCCGCTGGGCGGCAGCCAGTAGAGATCGTCCCGCTGCACCACGAGCGTCGTGAGGGCGCCGGCCGCGAGCCAGAACACTCCCATCACCAACCCGAGCCACCAGGCCCAGCGACGCCCGCGGAGCAGCCCCCACGCGACGATGCCGGCGCCGATCACCTGGATCAGCACCGGCACCCATCCCCGGGGCGAACCCCATCCCCCGCCCCGGAGCACCACGGCCGCGTTGACAAAGGCGCTCACGCCGTACAGCGCGAAGAGCGCGGCCGCGAGCTTCACCCCGCCCGGAGCGCGCCGGTCACTGGCCGTGATGGGCCGCGGCATGGTGATCCTCACGCTGAAAGGCCAGGAACGCGTGGATGGCGCGCACCGCCTCAGGGTCGCCGCTGCGGACTCGAACGGCGGCGCCGCGCGGAAGCGACTCGACGGTGTAGGTGATGAGATCGCGCCGGGCGCTCATGGCGTCCGTGCCCGGCACGGCGCGGGCGTGCACGAGGCCGGGCAGTTGGAAGTCGCCGCCGGCGAACTGCCGTGCAATCTGCTCCATGTGCCCGCGGATGCGTGTAATCCCTGCGGTATCGTCGGTGTCCCGCTCCAGCGCGATCCGGCCGCCGTCGGGCAGTGGCTCGAA
The DNA window shown above is from Gemmatimonadales bacterium and carries:
- a CDS encoding OsmC family protein, which translates into the protein MRADELRALQSPLKEQYRREPETAVVTLRAAARLDETAVSCHVDTGRAMVEAGLHPATGGTGQLACSGDLLLQALVACAGVTLRAVATALGIPIRGGEVRAEGELDFRGTLGVSKEVPVGFRAIRLEFTLDTEAGAEQLASLLKLTERYCVVLQTLRTPPELSVACDHGR
- a CDS encoding GNAT family protein — protein: MSIRVELRPPRPADEDAWCALVGVSRTAFTGWVGTEGTPVAFAKYLERSRSPAAACRLIWRREDDALLGAINLTEIVRGVFQSGYLGYYIGAPFQGQGYMTEALRLMLRLAFGGLRLHRVEANVQPGNAASLALVRRAGFRREGCSPRYLKVAGRWRDHEHWALLSEDWRVQGRHHRP
- a CDS encoding YciI-like protein; protein product: MHYLLFYDLVDDYVTLRQPHRAAHLAHARSFAERGELVLGGALQEPVDAAVLLFQGESPAAAELFAAGDPYVRHGLVRSWRVRPWVTVAGPLAAVPLPPGDPGA
- a CDS encoding MBL fold metallo-hydrolase, whose product is MTTDTLRLTYIGGPTALLALGGLRLLTDPTFDAAGSEYPTPTYVLRKTRGPALPAESLGPVDAVLLSHDHHADNLDVAGRRVVNGAPVVLTTTEGARRLGGHAIGLAAWETRELPAGGGRRLLVTATPARHGPAGGDRGPVIGFALAFIDRPDHAIYVSGDTVWYEDVAEVGQRFTVDVAVLFTGAARVREVGPATLTLSAAEAVAAARAFSDAIVVPLHFEGWAHYSESGVELERAFAEAGMSDRLRLPVPGAPLALPLG
- a CDS encoding YbjQ family protein, with the protein product MNEEMTSTAFTLDGYHVVRSLGVVRGVTVRSRSLLGTIGAKVETLIGGHISILTTLCERARADAFDILLAQAQRRGANAVVGVRYDATEIMSGVTEVLCYGTAVVVEPIDTAS
- a CDS encoding GNAT family protein, whose translation is MPGLLTPGERRVNDIEPTPLDARDATEVHALVAANRAHLDRWLRWSASIRTLADVEALIARFQRKLAAGDGFHCGIRVGGALAGGVVCWYIDRDNRNAEVGYWLGANFTGRGLATGAARWAVARLFTAERVHRIELQCAVRNTASRAVARRLGFQEEGIRRESHWITDRFVDHVIYGILDREWTA